In Thioclava sp. GXIMD2076, one DNA window encodes the following:
- the ppk2 gene encoding polyphosphate kinase 2: protein MSEIPQPGTQPVPFIGQITDYLENGAPQEIRDAIRRCGPKNMLSPSYPYRVAMKGKDYDRHMQALQIELVKMHYGLKASGKRMMVLFEGRDAAGKGSTIKRVQENLNPRSAYVVALPKANDREASQWYFQRYVERIPAKGEIALFDRSWYNRGVVEKVFDFCTQAQREHFFYQLPEFEKMLVDDGIILVKLWLNVDRAEQLRRFLDREKDPLKQWKLSWIDVEGLRKWEAYSQAITETLTRSDNLHAPWTIIRSDDKKRARIAAIQTILNAISYPGKDRDAIGGIDPTICGGLDILNV from the coding sequence ATGAGCGAGATCCCGCAGCCCGGAACGCAGCCAGTGCCCTTTATCGGCCAGATTACCGATTATCTCGAGAATGGCGCACCGCAGGAGATCCGTGACGCGATACGGAGGTGTGGCCCCAAGAATATGCTCAGCCCCTCCTACCCCTATCGGGTGGCGATGAAGGGCAAGGACTATGACAGGCATATGCAGGCGCTGCAGATCGAGCTCGTGAAAATGCATTACGGGCTGAAAGCCTCGGGTAAGCGGATGATGGTGCTTTTCGAGGGCCGCGATGCCGCCGGAAAAGGCAGCACGATCAAACGGGTTCAGGAAAACCTCAACCCGCGCTCGGCCTATGTGGTGGCGCTGCCCAAAGCCAATGACCGCGAGGCCTCGCAATGGTATTTCCAGCGCTATGTCGAGCGCATTCCCGCCAAGGGCGAGATCGCGCTTTTCGACCGCAGCTGGTATAACCGTGGCGTTGTCGAGAAGGTTTTCGATTTCTGCACACAGGCACAGCGCGAACATTTCTTCTACCAGCTTCCCGAATTCGAGAAGATGCTCGTCGATGACGGGATCATCCTTGTGAAGCTCTGGCTCAACGTGGACCGCGCCGAGCAGCTGCGCCGGTTCCTCGACCGCGAGAAAGACCCGCTGAAACAGTGGAAACTGAGCTGGATCGATGTCGAGGGCCTGCGTAAATGGGAGGCCTATAGCCAAGCGATCACCGAAACCCTGACACGCTCGGACAATCTGCATGCGCCCTGGACGATCATCCGCTCCGACGACAAGAAACGCGCGCGTATCGCCGCGATCCAGACGATTCTCAACGCGATCAGCTATCCCGGCAAGGATCGCGATGCTATAGGCGGGATCGATCCAACAATTTGCGGCGGGCTCGACATCCTGAATGTCTAA
- a CDS encoding TetR/AcrR family transcriptional regulator produces MSKQGYHHGDLRRALVEAALRLIEEKGPTGFTLSEAAKTAGVTPAAVYRHFAGREDLITECARQGFLIFGDLLEHAWNRGKPSALTAFSAVGRAYLAFAKRYPGHYMAMFESGLSPQTSDVVGQVALKARQVMDQATEALLAHIPAERRPPVAMVSAHIAAMSHGVIELHARPPAGSSSPYSPEDLLESGVGIYLRGLGILPPDR; encoded by the coding sequence ATGTCTAAACAAGGCTATCATCACGGCGATCTGCGCCGAGCACTGGTGGAGGCGGCCCTACGCCTGATCGAGGAAAAAGGCCCCACGGGCTTTACGCTTTCGGAGGCGGCAAAGACCGCAGGTGTGACACCTGCCGCCGTCTATCGCCATTTCGCCGGACGCGAGGATCTGATCACCGAATGCGCCCGTCAGGGGTTCCTGATTTTCGGGGATCTACTGGAACATGCTTGGAATCGCGGCAAACCATCGGCGCTGACCGCCTTCAGCGCGGTCGGCCGCGCCTATCTGGCTTTCGCCAAGCGCTACCCCGGCCATTATATGGCAATGTTCGAAAGCGGGCTCTCGCCGCAAACCTCCGATGTCGTGGGGCAAGTGGCGCTGAAGGCGCGTCAGGTAATGGATCAGGCAACTGAAGCCCTTTTGGCGCATATCCCTGCCGAGCGCCGCCCACCGGTTGCAATGGTCTCGGCCCATATCGCAGCAATGTCACACGGCGTTATCGAGCTGCATGCCCGTCCGCCCGCTGGCTCTTCAAGCCCCTACAGCCCCGAAGATCTCTTGGAAAGCGGCGTGGGGATCTACCTGCGCGGCTTGGGAATTCTGCCTCCCGACCGCTAA
- a CDS encoding outer membrane beta-barrel protein, with amino-acid sequence MKTLVLVSTALIAGAGAAMAGGYSQPVVEAAPVAAPAPVVVPAANWTGFYAGAQVGYNNMEGDFSDDRGGSLGVQAGYKYDLGKYVVGGEVDYSALDANTYDNMGHIKALAGVKNGQWLYYGTLGGAYYDADDNSDWAPSISAGVDYMYNDNWVVGGEVSYADTDDFDGTDQDFNNTTVALKASYKF; translated from the coding sequence ATGAAAACTCTGGTTCTGGTTTCGACCGCACTTATCGCAGGCGCCGGCGCAGCAATGGCTGGTGGCTATTCGCAACCCGTCGTGGAAGCAGCTCCGGTTGCAGCCCCCGCTCCGGTCGTTGTGCCGGCAGCAAACTGGACCGGCTTCTATGCTGGTGCACAAGTTGGCTACAACAACATGGAAGGCGACTTCTCGGATGACCGTGGCGGTTCGCTCGGCGTTCAAGCTGGCTACAAATACGACCTCGGCAAATATGTCGTTGGTGGCGAAGTCGACTATTCCGCGCTCGACGCGAACACCTATGACAACATGGGCCATATCAAAGCCCTCGCCGGTGTGAAAAATGGCCAGTGGCTGTACTACGGCACCCTGGGTGGCGCCTATTACGACGCAGACGACAATTCCGACTGGGCACCGTCCATCAGCGCAGGCGTCGACTACATGTATAACGACAACTGGGTTGTGGGTGGCGAAGTCTCCTACGCCGATACCGACGATTTCGACGGTACCGATCAAGACTTCAACAACACCACGGTTGCTCTGAAAGCATCCTACAAGTTCTGA